DNA sequence from the Flavobacterium lipolyticum genome:
ATAGTATTGTCCAACAGGCAAATCAATTTCAATTGTGTTGTTTTTTGGAGCTACTAAGATAGATTGAATCGGAATTAGTAAATCTGCATTTTTAGTCACATTATACTCTTCTAATAGGAAAACGTCAACCAATAGTGCTTCGTTTTTAAATTGTGAGAGCTTCTGGTCTTTCAGATTAACTTTTTTAAAAGTCTGATTAGGGTAAACAGACTGCAGGTTCGCTTCAAGATTATTGATTACAAAATAATCAGCACTTGATTTCATTAAAGTATCTTTTGCAAATACAGCTCTAGGAAGTAAAACTAGTTTTTCTTTTGTATCCATCATAACAGTTTCCTGATTGATGGTAATGGGATCTATGTTCGAGTATTCCTTTAAATAATTGGCCATAAGACGCTTTTTTCCTCCTTCTTCCAGATGACCATGACCTACATAAATGAAAATTTTTGCCTTTGGATCTTTTTCCAGTATTCTCATGATATTTTTAGCTTGACCTATTTCCCGGTCTACCTTCTGATCAGAATTTTCATGCCCCACTAAAGTAAATCCCATAGCATTTGCTTTTCTTACGAAATGACCGAAATAAGGGTCTTTAATATAAAATCCATTTCTAGCATTTGGAACGGGCGCTGTATTGGTACTATAGTTTGGAACAAAGGTCTCCATAGAAATTACAGTGAATCCTTTTTGTTTTAAAACATCCAAAAGATTTAGTGCAAACAACCGATGTTTGGGATAAAAATGATCCTCATTGAGTATAATAATCTGATTGCTGTTAGCGAGATCTGCAATTGCTGCGATTACAGATTCGTCTCTTTTGACCTCATTTTTTGTTAGAGAATTTAGAACAGTCTGATTAAAATCACTTTTATCGCTTTCATGTTCTTTAAGCAGTAAATTATATTCTTTATTATTGCCTATAAATGAATTGATTGTCAGGTATAAAGGGGGCTTTAACATTGTTTTTTTGGGATCTTTTATAGGTGCCTGCTTTATTTTTTCTCTTCCCTGCAGGTAGTTTTTATGAGATTCAGTGGTATAATAATTAAATAGCTGCATATAAGACAATTTATTCAAAGAGGTACTGTCCAGATGAACCCTTCGGATATTTTCGCTAGCCTTTTCCAAATGATTGGAATTACCAGACATTCGTGTAAGTGAAATGATTTTTTTTGCTCCCTTTTGTTTTTCAAAAATTATAATGCCATTGATACTATCATTTCGAACTAATTTTTCGTGAACAATAGTGTCAGTTGGTTTTTCAATCTTTTCAAAGAAATAATAGCTTTCTAAATTTTGATTCGTTTTATAACTAAGTATTGCCTTTGCGGCAGATATATCTTTATAATTCCCAATTTGCTTCCTTAGTGTACTTCTATTAATCTTAGAAAGATCTTTATAGCTCACATTTTCCGGTATGTCGATGGAAACATCCAGTAATGTATTGTAGAATAAATCGCCTTTGTTTTTATCGCCGGCAATATAATTGTGCTGTATAACATTTTGCTGGCCGGTTTTGCACCCAACCAATAGTAAAAAACAACTTGCGGAATAATAATATTTGTGAAATTTGATGGGAGTTAATTTTATCATAGTTTTAGAAGAATAGAATAACAAATGTAAGACAAATCGCCATTGTTTTTTCTCCGGCGGAAAATAAAAGCAGTTAACCGAACAATACTATTTTGAAATCTGACAGGAATTAATTTTATCATATTTTTTGAAGTATGAAACAACAAATATCATTGCTTTCTAAAGGTTTGCATGCCGCTTTATTATCGTAAATCTATACTATGTTAGCCCGTTAAGAGAATTAATTCTAATAGGCTTCTGATCTCGACTTTGTTTGACACGAAATGTTACAGCAACTATGAGATTAATGTAACTTAATGGTTAACAGGATTGTCTTTTTTAGTGGATGATAAAATTGTACAGGAAAAAAGCCGTGAAGTACAATTTGTCTTACTTTTTTATGAGATATCTTTGTTTGTGTAATGAGAGGAGAATGTCATCTAATAAATAAAAGTATGAGAAATAAAATCGCCGGATCTGCTGTTTTTTGTATTGCATTACTGAAATTTCTAACGTCAAATGCTCAAATTCATTCAGAGAAACCTGTTTTTCATTATTCCGTAATGGACGCGTTACGCAATGGTGCTTATACAGGAGAATTTACTATTGCCGAATTGAGAGAAAAGGGAAATTTCGGAATAGGGACTTACAATTATTTAGATGGCGAAATGATCGTACTTGAAGGTATTTGTTATCGGGTAGATGCTTCCGGAGCAGTTAGTATTGCTGAAACTAGTCTTCAGACACCATTTGCTTCTGTGGCATTCTTTAAATCCGATGTTGAGTTTGAACTCTCCAACATAAAAAACATCGAAGAACTTCAGAATGAGGTGATAAAAAGACTACCGTCTTCTAATAAACTTTATGCCATACGTATTGATTGTACATTTGAGATTATTACTGTAGGCAGTGCCAAACGTCTTGGTGAAAATGAAACTACCGGATTAGCCGAGCTAATGAAATCAAGACCTTTGTACTCAAAAGAAAATGTTTCAGGAACGATGGTCGGTTTTTACAATCCGCCTTATTTTTCAGCGATTGATTTGTCTCCGTTTCATTTTCATTTTATTTCAAAAGACCGTACTTATGGCGGACACGTGATGTCTGGTAAATTGACTGCAGCAACCATAAAAGTAAGTCTTGATCAAAAACCGGGCTGTGAGGTTATTTTGCCACAGCAGAACAGTGTCTTCAACAAACCGTGGACAAAAGAAAACAATGTTAAAAGCGCTTATTAAAAAGACCGCTTATTAAATTTTAAAAATCAAAAAACATGACAAAATTAAAATTAGCAATTTCTGCAATGATTTTGCTCGGTACTGCTATGGCAGCACAGCAGACGAAAGAAATCCAACATCTAAAATTTGATAATTTGGGATGGGAACAATTGGGGGATAAATTACATCGTAAATACGTGTATGGGGAGCAAGGGATGCTGGCGTTGTTTAAGATGGATAAAGGGGCCAAAGTACCACTCCATCAACATCCAAATGAGCAAACGACTTATATTACAAAGGGAAGCGTAAAAGTGACCATGCAAGGTAAAGAGTACATAGTTAACACCGGAGAAGTATTGATTATTCCGGGCAATATACCGCATGAATTTGAATGTCTGGAAGACGGAACATTAGACATTGATTTTTTTGCTCCTCCACGCAAAGACTGGATTGAGGGAACTGCCAGTTATTTCGGGAATTCAAACACAACAGCAGCAGCTCTCGAAGTAGTTGCCGCCATGGATATACGCCCGGGTGACGTTGCTGTATCAGCCGAGGGTCGTGTTTTTGCAACCATTCATCCGTTAGGAAGTCAGAAGATGCAATTGGTAGAAATTGTAAACGGAAAAGCGATTCCTTACCCATCTGAAGCTTATCAGAAA
Encoded proteins:
- the budA gene encoding acetolactate decarboxylase, with translation MRNKIAGSAVFCIALLKFLTSNAQIHSEKPVFHYSVMDALRNGAYTGEFTIAELREKGNFGIGTYNYLDGEMIVLEGICYRVDASGAVSIAETSLQTPFASVAFFKSDVEFELSNIKNIEELQNEVIKRLPSSNKLYAIRIDCTFEIITVGSAKRLGENETTGLAELMKSRPLYSKENVSGTMVGFYNPPYFSAIDLSPFHFHFISKDRTYGGHVMSGKLTAATIKVSLDQKPGCEVILPQQNSVFNKPWTKENNVKSAY